A region from the bacterium genome encodes:
- a CDS encoding NADH-quinone oxidoreductase subunit H: MLVDLGIIIGKIAFVLVNILNGAGILTWVERKQSALISDRIGANRASILGIRLLGLVNSLADAVKLIFKEDFVPPRGLRVVHFLAPIFAMGPVFLTMAVIPFGPPVEMFGREFKLQILDIDIGILYILAFGSIAVYGAMLAGWASNSKYALLGGMRASAQMISYEIILGLSLIGPILAFGTMEPGAMVNAQNQYLWGWIPTWGLVVQPVAFLLFLPAAMAETKRAPFDMPEGESEIIGFATEYSGMRWGMFFLGEFAEIVVLAGVMTAVFFGGYHVPFLFDAVEKAGQAGFHFPWGMYIPLGEWTVVILRMLAFGAKLAILMWLQMQIRWTFPRFRYDQLMRVSWKEMMPIALVNIAVTGLVILWLNK, translated from the coding sequence ATGCTTGTAGACCTGGGTATTATCATCGGCAAAATTGCCTTCGTGCTGGTCAACATTCTGAACGGTGCGGGCATCTTGACGTGGGTCGAACGCAAGCAGAGTGCCCTCATCTCCGACCGCATTGGTGCCAATCGGGCATCTATACTTGGTATTAGACTGCTCGGACTCGTAAACTCGCTTGCTGACGCTGTAAAACTGATTTTCAAAGAGGACTTTGTTCCGCCGCGAGGTCTGCGAGTTGTGCACTTTCTTGCACCGATATTCGCCATGGGACCGGTCTTTCTGACGATGGCCGTGATTCCCTTCGGTCCGCCCGTCGAAATGTTCGGCCGTGAGTTCAAGTTGCAAATCTTGGATATTGACATCGGTATCCTTTACATTCTTGCGTTTGGGTCGATCGCGGTGTATGGCGCCATGTTGGCGGGTTGGGCCTCAAACAGCAAGTATGCATTGCTCGGCGGTATGCGTGCTTCTGCTCAAATGATCTCATATGAGATTATTCTGGGATTGTCATTGATTGGTCCTATCCTTGCCTTTGGTACAATGGAGCCAGGGGCAATGGTCAATGCGCAGAATCAATATCTTTGGGGTTGGATTCCGACATGGGGACTTGTTGTTCAGCCTGTCGCCTTTTTGCTCTTCCTTCCGGCCGCGATGGCCGAAACCAAGCGAGCGCCCTTTGACATGCCTGAAGGTGAATCCGAAATTATCGGCTTTGCCACGGAATACTCCGGCATGCGCTGGGGGATGTTCTTCCTCGGCGAGTTTGCCGAAATCGTTGTCCTTGCGGGTGTCATGACTGCCGTGTTCTTCGGTGGTTACCATGTTCCATTTCTATTTGATGCTGTGGAAAAGGCTGGACAGGCCGGCTTCCATTTCCCATGGGGAATGTACATCCCTCTGGGGGAATGGACGGTGGTCATCCTCAGAATGCTTGCCTTTGGTGCAAAGCTGGCCATTCTCATGTGGCTTCAGATGCAGATTCGCTGGACATTCCCGCGTTTCCGCTATGATCAGTTGATGCGCGTATCTTGGAAAGAGATGATGCCGATCGCACTCGTTAACATTGCTGTTACCGGTCTAGTAATCTTGTGGTTGAATAAGTAA
- a CDS encoding NADH-quinone oxidoreductase subunit I: MITVRQVREVKLSAWQNTYYPELWRGMFITSKHFFQNFGRFIGRAVGLKVKRPLVTFQYPEERRPIAPRWRGRHRLMLRPDGAPRCVACMMCETACPDKCIYITAGEALDGRIEKYPVAFEIDLLRCCFCGLCVEACPEDAIRMDSGYIDLGGYSRAEFYLDRDYLLKDSALTTHSQFRGELDGVVVTRVDLLAQAKHH, from the coding sequence ATGATTACCGTCCGTCAAGTCCGTGAGGTCAAATTGAGTGCGTGGCAAAACACGTACTACCCGGAGTTGTGGCGCGGCATGTTCATCACGTCAAAACACTTCTTCCAGAACTTTGGGCGCTTCATAGGCCGTGCCGTCGGGCTAAAAGTGAAGCGGCCGCTTGTAACATTCCAGTATCCGGAAGAGCGCAGGCCGATTGCGCCTCGCTGGCGCGGTCGGCATCGCCTGATGTTGCGCCCGGACGGAGCGCCTCGCTGTGTTGCCTGTATGATGTGCGAAACCGCCTGCCCGGACAAATGCATCTATATCACCGCTGGCGAGGCGCTTGATGGCAGAATCGAAAAGTACCCGGTAGCGTTCGAAATCGACTTGCTCCGTTGCTGCTTCTGCGGGCTCTGTGTTGAAGCTTGTCCGGAAGACGCAATCCGCATGGATTCCGGTTACATAGATCTCGGCGGTTATAGTCGTGCGGAGTTTTATCTGGACAGGGACTATTTGCTCAAGGATTCGGCATTGACAACACATTCACAATTCCGCGGCGAACTCGATGGGGTGGTAGTCACACGCGTAGATCTATTGGCACAGGCAAAACATCACTAA
- a CDS encoding DUF561 domain-containing protein, whose amino-acid sequence MGQELRWPSTKLQTLFGVRYPIVQAGMVWTSGWKLCAAAAKSGCLGMIGSGSMKPDLLREHITDCRNALEDKTPFAVNIPLMRGDAQALVQVCIEEQVKIVFTSAGNPSLFTETLKSAGIIVAHVVPTARLAKKCEERGVDIVVCEGTEAGGHNGIDEITTFVLIPQVRDAVKIPVIAAGGIADGRGMLAALALGADGIQIGTRFAATMESSSHDRYKQAVVDAGEADTVLSLRKVGPTRMIKSPFSLKCVEYEQRGATEEETRTLLAAKRERMGIFEGNWEEGQFEAGSCAGLIRDIPAVSEMVGRLLEEYRAACLRVLGQQG is encoded by the coding sequence ATGGGTCAGGAACTACGCTGGCCGTCGACTAAATTGCAGACTCTCTTTGGAGTCAGGTATCCGATTGTTCAAGCAGGAATGGTATGGACGTCGGGCTGGAAACTTTGCGCCGCGGCTGCTAAGTCGGGATGTCTGGGAATGATTGGTTCAGGCTCCATGAAACCCGATTTGCTTCGTGAGCATATCACCGACTGCCGAAATGCACTTGAGGATAAAACACCGTTCGCGGTGAACATCCCGTTAATGAGAGGTGATGCCCAGGCGCTTGTGCAAGTCTGCATCGAAGAGCAAGTCAAGATCGTCTTCACTTCCGCAGGGAATCCGTCTCTTTTCACGGAAACATTGAAATCTGCGGGAATCATCGTTGCACACGTCGTGCCGACTGCCCGACTTGCGAAGAAGTGCGAGGAACGAGGCGTTGACATTGTCGTCTGTGAAGGCACGGAAGCTGGAGGACACAACGGCATTGACGAGATCACCACTTTTGTCTTGATTCCGCAAGTCCGTGATGCTGTGAAAATTCCTGTTATTGCCGCTGGAGGAATAGCAGACGGACGCGGCATGCTCGCAGCGCTCGCGCTGGGAGCGGATGGCATTCAAATCGGGACTCGTTTCGCTGCCACCATGGAGTCATCATCGCATGACCGTTATAAGCAGGCGGTCGTAGACGCTGGCGAAGCCGATACTGTGCTCTCGCTTCGAAAAGTCGGACCGACACGGATGATTAAGTCGCCTTTCTCACTCAAATGCGTGGAGTATGAACAGCGTGGAGCAACTGAGGAGGAAACTCGAACGTTGCTTGCCGCCAAACGCGAACGCATGGGAATCTTTGAGGGCAATTGGGAGGAAGGTCAGTTCGAAGCAGGCTCATGTGCCGGATTGATCAGGGATATTCCGGCTGTATCCGAAATGGTCGGTCGGTTGCTTGAGGAGTATCGCGCAGCTTGTCTGCGTGTTTTAGGTCAACAAGGATAG
- a CDS encoding aspartate 1-decarboxylase has product MLREMLGGKIHSATLTETRLDYEGSCAVDRDLLDAAGIAVYERVHIYNINNGNRLDTYAIPAKRGSGKIGLNGAAARLGQAGDKVIIASYVQISDEELPKHRCKVVLVDGRNRVTKLISHKSERPK; this is encoded by the coding sequence ATGTTGCGCGAAATGCTGGGCGGTAAGATTCACTCCGCCACTCTCACGGAAACTCGCCTCGATTACGAAGGCAGCTGCGCCGTCGATCGGGATTTGCTTGACGCGGCAGGCATCGCTGTGTATGAACGCGTGCACATCTACAATATCAACAATGGCAATCGTCTCGATACGTACGCGATACCGGCGAAACGCGGTTCCGGCAAAATTGGATTGAATGGCGCAGCCGCAAGACTTGGTCAGGCCGGAGACAAAGTGATTATTGCCTCCTACGTCCAGATTTCTGACGAAGAACTGCCGAAACATCGCTGCAAGGTTGTCTTGGTGGATGGAAGAAATCGCGTGACGAAATTGATCTCACATAAGAGTGAGCGCCCAAAATGA
- a CDS encoding leucyl aminopeptidase — protein sequence MKFSALTGALKASPDAIAVCLFDDELKSPKLAGLDRRTSNLIIHLLASARFEGKHKDTFVHHGENGQSPFLILQGLGSRAGFSWHRLRLAAGSVSRAAKACGVKSLAVFSTAAYDDDLDAVPTARALVDGIILGNWSFDHYKPRKSRSTDTLLTVSLYFNSQSRKNAAEKIIPAAQILAESQLLAREYGTHPANVVTTDYLKSEAKKLTRFGIKVTVLEREQLKRLGMNLILAVGQASTMPPRVIIMDYHPRGAKKSLALVGKGLVFDSGGLNIKVTMMEEMKSDMCGAASVLAAMHGIARLKPRQRVLGVIGTCENAISGNAYRPSDIYTAYNGKTVEIGNTDAEGRLVLADTLAYIADKYKPDMMVDIATLTGAAKVALGHHADAVFSNDERVKQKVLQAAERSFERLWPMPLYDEYLDEMKGDTAMLKNSAGHRWGGASLAAAFLKEFVGKTPWAHLDIAPTSFPAYPTSLSPKMTASGNSTKTLIELAMQI from the coding sequence ATGAAATTCTCAGCTCTAACCGGCGCGCTGAAGGCATCGCCTGACGCTATTGCAGTCTGTCTCTTTGACGATGAACTGAAATCGCCCAAGCTCGCCGGACTCGACCGGCGCACTTCGAACCTGATCATCCACCTGTTGGCCTCCGCTCGATTTGAAGGCAAGCACAAGGACACCTTTGTTCACCACGGAGAAAACGGTCAGTCACCTTTCTTGATTCTTCAAGGGCTGGGTTCCCGGGCCGGATTCTCTTGGCATCGGCTGCGACTGGCGGCCGGTTCTGTGAGTCGTGCTGCAAAAGCATGTGGAGTAAAATCGCTGGCTGTATTCAGCACTGCCGCGTACGATGACGACCTTGATGCCGTCCCAACTGCGCGGGCGCTTGTTGATGGCATTATTCTTGGCAACTGGAGTTTCGACCACTACAAGCCCAGGAAGAGCAGGTCAACGGATACTCTCCTGACCGTAAGCCTTTACTTCAATTCACAGTCCCGCAAGAATGCGGCCGAAAAGATTATTCCGGCTGCGCAAATACTGGCCGAATCTCAGTTGCTTGCACGCGAGTATGGAACGCATCCGGCAAACGTCGTGACGACGGACTACCTGAAATCGGAAGCAAAAAAACTCACTCGCTTCGGTATCAAAGTAACTGTCCTCGAGCGCGAGCAGTTGAAGCGTCTTGGCATGAATCTGATTCTTGCCGTAGGCCAGGCGAGCACAATGCCTCCTCGAGTCATCATTATGGACTATCACCCGCGCGGTGCAAAAAAATCACTCGCTCTCGTTGGCAAAGGCCTCGTCTTCGACTCCGGAGGTCTGAACATCAAAGTCACGATGATGGAGGAGATGAAATCCGACATGTGCGGTGCAGCCTCGGTGCTTGCGGCCATGCACGGTATTGCACGCCTCAAACCCAGGCAGCGCGTTCTCGGAGTCATTGGAACTTGTGAAAACGCGATAAGCGGTAACGCCTATCGTCCTTCAGACATATACACGGCCTACAACGGCAAGACCGTCGAAATCGGCAACACGGACGCCGAAGGCCGCTTGGTGCTTGCGGATACGCTCGCGTACATCGCAGACAAATACAAACCAGATATGATGGTGGATATCGCCACTTTGACAGGTGCAGCCAAAGTTGCGCTTGGACACCACGCTGATGCCGTGTTCTCCAATGACGAGCGGGTAAAACAAAAGGTTTTGCAGGCTGCAGAGCGTTCTTTTGAGCGTTTGTGGCCGATGCCGCTCTATGATGAGTATCTTGATGAAATGAAAGGCGACACAGCGATGCTTAAGAACAGCGCCGGACATCGCTGGGGCGGGGCCTCGCTCGCGGCCGCGTTCCTCAAGGAGTTTGTCGGCAAGACTCCCTGGGCGCACCTCGATATTGCTCCGACCTCCTTCCCTGCATACCCGACGTCGCTGTCGCCAAAAATGACTGCCAGCGGAAACTCGACGAAAACATTGATTGAATTAGCAATGCAAATCTGA
- a CDS encoding electron transfer flavoprotein-ubiquinone oxidoreductase → MTRETLPVDVLIVGAGPAGLSCAYHLKQLIKRANASGGGPGDVEIMVIEKSREVGAHNLSGAVMDPRAIQELFPDWRERGFPVERFVEEEAVYYLTQTGKIKAPWTPPPLNNHGFPIVSINRVVKWLAEQCESEEILIATETPGQQMLYDRTRVVGVQTGDKGLNKQGEQKRSFEPGANIEARVTVLTEGTRGSLTKEVCNRLNLHGEMPQTYVLGVKEIWELPKSLSTRGIVYHTLGYPLGDLFGGSWIYSMRENLISIGLVTDLGYQNPYTDPHYNFQKFKEHPWIKEMLRGGKLLGYGAKTIPEGGWFSMPKLFADGLLLAGDSAAFLNAQRLKGIHLAMKSGMLAAGTIFHALKNDDTSASVLKTYKEAVDASWIKDELWKVRNFHQSFESGVLTGMVHAGAQFFTGGRGLKAKMLSPETHTHMKKVKELGLKNRDEVLALRAKEFDRVLTFDKLSDVYLSKTLHEEDQPVHLHVADTEICRTRCREEYGNPCQFFCPANVYEMVPDEERGGVKLQINASNCVHCKTCDIMDPYKIITWVPPEGGGGPEYTDL, encoded by the coding sequence ATGACTCGCGAAACCCTTCCAGTTGATGTCTTGATTGTCGGCGCAGGTCCCGCCGGACTGTCGTGTGCTTATCACTTGAAACAGTTGATAAAGCGCGCTAACGCCTCAGGCGGCGGTCCCGGCGACGTCGAAATCATGGTCATTGAGAAGTCTCGCGAAGTTGGCGCACACAACTTAAGTGGCGCAGTCATGGACCCGCGAGCAATTCAGGAGTTGTTTCCCGACTGGCGGGAGCGTGGCTTTCCTGTAGAGCGTTTCGTTGAAGAAGAAGCAGTTTACTATCTGACTCAGACCGGCAAGATCAAAGCCCCGTGGACTCCGCCTCCGCTGAATAATCATGGTTTTCCGATTGTCTCAATTAATCGCGTCGTGAAATGGCTTGCTGAGCAATGCGAATCAGAAGAAATCCTGATTGCGACGGAGACCCCCGGACAGCAGATGTTGTACGACCGAACAAGAGTCGTCGGCGTACAAACCGGTGACAAGGGGCTGAACAAGCAAGGCGAACAAAAGCGTTCTTTTGAACCCGGCGCAAATATCGAAGCTAGGGTGACCGTCTTGACGGAAGGAACGCGCGGCTCTCTTACCAAGGAAGTATGCAATCGCCTGAATCTCCATGGAGAAATGCCCCAAACCTACGTGCTTGGTGTCAAGGAGATTTGGGAGCTGCCGAAGTCGTTGTCAACTCGCGGCATCGTGTATCATACGCTTGGCTATCCGCTCGGCGATCTCTTCGGCGGCAGTTGGATCTATTCGATGCGGGAAAATCTTATCTCGATAGGATTGGTCACGGATCTCGGCTATCAGAATCCGTATACAGATCCCCATTACAATTTCCAGAAATTCAAAGAACATCCTTGGATTAAAGAGATGCTGCGCGGCGGCAAACTCTTGGGCTACGGCGCAAAGACGATTCCCGAGGGCGGTTGGTTTTCTATGCCCAAACTGTTCGCCGACGGGCTGCTTCTCGCAGGCGACAGCGCTGCGTTTCTGAATGCTCAAAGGTTGAAGGGAATTCACCTCGCCATGAAATCGGGGATGCTGGCCGCCGGGACCATCTTTCACGCTTTGAAAAATGACGACACCTCAGCCTCGGTCCTGAAGACCTACAAGGAAGCGGTTGACGCGAGTTGGATTAAAGACGAGCTCTGGAAGGTGCGCAACTTCCATCAATCTTTTGAATCAGGGGTGCTGACTGGAATGGTGCATGCCGGCGCTCAGTTCTTCACGGGCGGTCGCGGACTTAAGGCGAAAATGCTCTCGCCTGAGACACACACCCACATGAAAAAGGTCAAGGAACTTGGCCTGAAGAACCGTGACGAGGTGTTAGCCTTGCGCGCCAAGGAGTTTGACAGAGTACTGACATTTGACAAGCTTTCGGATGTTTACCTGAGCAAGACTCTGCATGAAGAGGATCAACCTGTTCACCTTCATGTTGCGGACACGGAAATCTGCCGAACCAGGTGTCGTGAGGAGTATGGGAATCCCTGCCAATTCTTCTGCCCGGCAAACGTGTATGAAATGGTTCCGGACGAAGAGCGCGGAGGAGTAAAATTGCAGATAAACGCCTCCAACTGTGTTCATTGCAAGACCTGCGACATCATGGACCCGTACAAAATCATCACATGGGTACCGCCGGAAGGTGGCGGAGGTCCAGAATACACGGACTTGTAA
- a CDS encoding MBL fold metallo-hydrolase: MKLAGYEIIPLRVGDFRLDGGAMFGVVPKPLWEKQCPADSRNRIEMTCRALLIKAMGRVVLVDAGIGDKDDAKFRDIFDITFPHGSLVDALSIHGVSPSQVTHVIYTHLHFDHAGGSTFIKDGVALPLFPNARHYVQSVQYQHGLTRNPRDRASYIDANYEPVREAGLLEFLDNDIELFPGLFLDTTSGHTPALQMIRITDGRNTVFFPSDLIPMAAHVPQAYIMGYDLFPLTTLNDKQIWLDKAARGSWTIILEHDPYVEAMTVRYDDKGRIVIDKRGSLAEFSGEPS, encoded by the coding sequence ATGAAGTTAGCAGGTTACGAAATTATTCCGCTGCGCGTCGGGGACTTTCGACTTGACGGCGGTGCAATGTTCGGCGTTGTTCCTAAGCCGCTGTGGGAGAAGCAGTGTCCTGCGGATTCACGCAATCGGATTGAGATGACCTGCCGTGCGTTGCTTATAAAAGCTATGGGAAGGGTTGTTCTTGTTGATGCGGGCATCGGAGATAAGGACGATGCAAAATTCAGAGACATCTTTGACATAACGTTTCCGCACGGAAGCCTGGTGGATGCGCTTTCGATTCACGGAGTGTCGCCATCCCAAGTCACTCACGTGATTTATACGCATCTGCATTTTGACCACGCTGGAGGGTCAACTTTTATCAAGGACGGTGTTGCGCTGCCACTGTTTCCGAATGCGCGTCACTATGTTCAGAGCGTGCAGTATCAGCATGGTCTGACTCGCAATCCCCGTGATCGCGCAAGTTACATCGACGCCAACTATGAACCTGTGCGGGAAGCTGGCTTGCTTGAGTTTCTTGACAACGATATTGAGCTGTTTCCGGGGCTTTTTCTGGACACGACTTCCGGACACACTCCGGCGCTCCAGATGATTCGCATCACTGACGGAAGGAACACTGTATTCTTTCCCTCGGACTTGATTCCGATGGCCGCACATGTTCCACAGGCGTACATCATGGGTTATGACCTATTCCCGTTGACAACGTTGAATGACAAGCAAATCTGGCTGGACAAGGCGGCCCGTGGTTCGTGGACTATCATACTTGAACATGACCCCTATGTCGAGGCGATGACCGTCAGGTATGATGACAAGGGCAGGATTGTGATTGACAAGCGTGGCTCTCTTGCAGAATTCTCCGGTGAACCCTCTTGA
- a CDS encoding aquaporin, with protein MKYKTLLAEFVGTFAVVFVGVGAIVSDHLTNGAVGLTGIALAFGFAIAAMTTITHPVSGGHLNPAVSFGFLISGQMKLFEFAGYVVAQCLGAVAASSLMMSANSPLALESVNFGIPVVGESSTAGMAAITETVLTFFLVLVALAAASKSRSPGGVGLPLGLTYAMGIFMGAPVSGAAQNPARWFGPAVLGSDYMNAWVYWVGPFAGAALAAVTVSIMFASQEKERPESAA; from the coding sequence TTGAAGTACAAAACTCTTCTCGCTGAGTTTGTTGGAACTTTCGCTGTGGTCTTTGTCGGAGTTGGCGCAATAGTCTCCGACCACCTGACGAACGGTGCCGTCGGCCTTACAGGTATCGCGTTAGCCTTCGGGTTTGCGATTGCCGCTATGACGACAATTACACATCCAGTGAGTGGCGGACATCTAAACCCCGCTGTTAGCTTTGGGTTCTTGATATCGGGTCAGATGAAGTTGTTTGAGTTTGCCGGATATGTTGTGGCGCAATGTCTCGGTGCCGTTGCTGCTTCATCACTAATGATGTCCGCAAATTCGCCTCTCGCGCTCGAATCTGTCAACTTCGGAATTCCTGTCGTCGGTGAAAGCTCGACTGCCGGAATGGCCGCGATAACGGAAACCGTGCTTACGTTCTTTCTCGTGCTTGTCGCATTGGCCGCTGCATCTAAATCGCGCAGTCCAGGCGGAGTCGGTTTACCACTTGGCCTGACCTACGCAATGGGCATCTTCATGGGCGCTCCGGTGAGCGGTGCTGCACAGAATCCCGCGCGGTGGTTCGGACCTGCAGTACTTGGAAGTGATTACATGAATGCCTGGGTATACTGGGTTGGTCCGTTCGCAGGAGCCGCGCTTGCGGCAGTGACGGTATCCATAATGTTTGCATCTCAAGAAAAGGAGCGCCCGGAATCAGCGGCCTGA
- a CDS encoding bifunctional homocysteine S-methyltransferase/methylenetetrahydrofolate reductase encodes MSQRRSQEVLDRLRSEVMIVDGAIGTALYSQGFSHRTCFDELNETHPRIVEDLHRSYIAAGAQIIETNTFGANPFRLLDHGFAEKTKLLNRLGAEHARRAAGDSVYVAGSIGPLDRVLEPIGPITLAQARSAFKEQVEGLLEGGIDLFIIETISNLLEMREAIAAVRELSDLPVVATMTFTEDGKTLVGDKPAQVVRALIEYGADVVGANCSVGPQAMLEVLERMSGSTVPLCAQPNAGNARVVGGRFIYLASPQYFAEYAVKFADAGVALIGGCCGTTPEHIKAVADAVKGRQPGKTPFVVGADIDEDGKVEGPHRGLPFSEFRANLGKTFQISVEIDPPRSYDPGPFIRHAQRLKAAGVDLINVADSPLARARMSAVSMAHLIRRDAGVDVLLHVSCRDRNAIGLQSELLGAHTLGVLNILAVTGDPTSVGDYPFAKGVFELDSIGLSRMVTQLNKGRDLTGRDLDEPTHFLLGVAVNPTSPNLDLEYDRFKQKLDAGAQFAFTQPLFDPHTLDEFLNRISAFSNIPIFVGIMPLRSSKHAEFIHNEIPDMFVPQGIRDRMKSAGTEGAKVGVEIAQKFLLDTKEMVQGCYLMPPFNKFDMAIEVMKVLDRESISN; translated from the coding sequence TTGAGTCAACGTCGAAGTCAGGAAGTGCTGGATCGTCTGCGATCGGAAGTTATGATAGTGGATGGTGCCATCGGCACCGCTCTCTATTCTCAAGGGTTTTCTCATCGCACCTGTTTCGACGAGCTGAATGAAACTCATCCCCGAATAGTCGAAGATCTGCATCGCAGCTACATTGCTGCCGGCGCCCAGATAATCGAAACAAATACCTTTGGCGCCAATCCGTTTCGCCTGCTCGACCACGGTTTCGCCGAGAAAACCAAACTCCTGAACAGGCTGGGAGCTGAGCATGCTCGCCGCGCGGCAGGCGACTCCGTTTACGTAGCAGGATCCATCGGTCCGCTGGACAGAGTCTTGGAGCCCATCGGCCCCATAACCCTCGCTCAAGCGAGATCTGCTTTCAAAGAGCAGGTCGAAGGATTGCTTGAAGGCGGTATTGATCTTTTCATCATCGAGACGATTTCAAACCTTCTCGAAATGCGCGAGGCCATTGCGGCCGTGAGAGAACTTTCCGATTTGCCCGTTGTCGCAACGATGACATTCACGGAAGACGGAAAAACTCTCGTTGGTGACAAGCCTGCGCAAGTGGTTCGCGCGCTGATTGAGTACGGCGCGGATGTCGTCGGGGCCAACTGTTCGGTCGGGCCGCAAGCAATGCTCGAAGTGCTCGAACGCATGTCCGGATCGACGGTTCCGCTTTGTGCGCAGCCCAACGCAGGAAACGCCCGTGTTGTCGGCGGTCGTTTCATATATCTTGCGTCTCCGCAGTACTTCGCCGAGTACGCGGTGAAGTTCGCCGATGCAGGCGTCGCACTGATTGGAGGATGCTGTGGTACTACTCCGGAGCACATCAAGGCCGTTGCGGATGCTGTGAAAGGACGTCAACCGGGAAAAACTCCGTTTGTCGTCGGGGCTGATATCGATGAAGACGGAAAGGTGGAGGGGCCGCACCGCGGACTGCCGTTTTCTGAGTTTCGAGCGAACCTCGGTAAAACGTTTCAAATTTCGGTTGAAATCGATCCTCCTCGAAGCTATGACCCCGGCCCCTTTATCAGGCATGCACAGCGGCTGAAAGCGGCGGGAGTTGACCTCATCAATGTTGCTGATTCGCCTCTCGCACGCGCAAGAATGAGTGCCGTTTCCATGGCGCACCTGATTCGCCGTGATGCCGGTGTGGATGTGCTGCTTCATGTCTCCTGCCGCGACCGGAACGCGATAGGCCTTCAGTCCGAGTTGCTGGGAGCACACACTCTCGGTGTGTTGAACATACTCGCTGTGACCGGCGATCCGACAAGCGTTGGTGACTACCCGTTCGCCAAAGGCGTGTTTGAATTGGATTCCATCGGCTTGTCCCGAATGGTGACACAACTAAACAAAGGTCGCGACCTGACTGGCCGCGACCTCGATGAGCCGACTCACTTTTTGTTAGGCGTTGCCGTAAATCCGACATCGCCGAATCTCGATCTCGAATACGATAGATTCAAGCAAAAACTCGATGCGGGTGCGCAATTCGCCTTTACTCAGCCGCTCTTTGACCCGCACACTCTCGATGAGTTTCTGAACCGGATTAGTGCGTTCTCTAATATCCCGATCTTCGTCGGCATTATGCCCCTGAGGTCGTCGAAGCACGCTGAATTCATTCATAACGAAATCCCTGACATGTTTGTCCCCCAGGGTATCCGCGACCGCATGAAGTCAGCCGGTACCGAGGGGGCCAAAGTTGGTGTAGAAATCGCCCAGAAGTTTCTTCTCGACACGAAGGAAATGGTTCAAGGATGCTATCTCATGCCGCCGTTCAACAAGTTCGACATGGCCATTGAGGTGATGAAAGTCCTTGACCGTGAATCAATCTCGAATTAG